The Pyxicephalus adspersus chromosome 1, UCB_Pads_2.0, whole genome shotgun sequence sequence TCTTGGTGACCCGGTGCTTTGGATTCATTACCTGTATACGGTTTTAGGgttaattttgttttgatgaaaaAGGCGATGACATTCagtgtgtatattttttacccattgctcaagaaacgtaaatcctgtttagtaataataataacgtaTACCTAAATCCATAGATATAATGTATACCCCAATACCTAAATATAATATGACATATACCTATATACCTAGACATGATATTGTATACTTAAAAATCGAGATATGAAATGTACCTAAACACCTagatataatatagtatataccCAAATACCTTATCATTATCTGAAAATAATATAACAGATACCTATATACCTAGACATGATATTGTATGTAcagataggtccataaatatttgcacagagacaacttttttccaattttggttctgtacattaccacaaataattttaaatgaaactcagatgcagttgaactgtagactttcaggtttaattcagtgggtggaacaaaaagattgcataaaaatgtgaggaactaacacaatcacttcatatcaggggctcaaaagtattcggacaaattaaaaatctgaaaataaaatgttcatttctaatgacagcctgtagtcttgaactcatggacatcaccagatgccgggtttcctacTTTGTaattctctgccaggcctttactgcagcggctttcagttgttgtttgtttgtgggcctttctgtccgaagtttagtcttccacaagtgaaatgctcaattgggttcagatcaggtgactgatttGTCCATTctagaatattccacttctttgctttaataaactcctgggttgctttggctgtatgttttgggtcattgtccatttgtattatgaaacgcctcccaatcaatgtgactgcatttagctggatttgagcagacagtatgtctctgaacacctcagaattaatttggctgcttctgttctgtgtcacatcatggataaacattagtgtcccagtgccatggcagccatgcacgcccaagccatcacactgcctccgccatgttttacagatgatgtgctatgctttggatcatgagctgttccacaccttctccatacttttttcttgccatcattctggtaaaggttgatcttggtttcatctgtccaaagaatgtttttccagaactgtgctggcttttttagatgtttttgagcaaagtccaatctagacTTTCTATTCTtaaggcttatgagtggcttgcaccttgcagtgcactctctgtatttactttcatgcagtcttctctttatggtagacttggatatcgatacgcctacttcctgcagagtgttgtcacttggttggctgttgtgaagggatttctcttcaccgtggaaattattctgccatcatccaccactgttgtcttccatggacgtccaggtcttttggcgttgcggagttcaccagtgctttgtttctttctcatgacaccaaactgtagattttgccactcctaatattgtagcaatttctcggatgggttctTTCTGTTTCagctgcatggagagctcctttcaccgcatgttgtctgcagcaaaatcttccacatacaagcaccccccccccccaaatctactccagaccttttatctgcctaattgataatgacataacaaaggaattgcccacaccagcccatgaaatagcctttgagtcaattgcccaattacttttaagcccctaaaatgaagtgattgtgtaataaaggctttagttcctcatatttttatgcaaaaatgtatggAACTAACTGTACCGAAATACCTAGATAAAATCTAACATTTGCCTAATTACCAATTACTAATTACCtaattactaatataatatttaccCAAATACCTagatatattataacatataggGAAGAGcaagtgagaatattaagttcgatctcgtggcgaatcgggccttcttgcttaccgaaaatgtaagcgagaactgccttctgattcgccgagaggtcgagctctcgccaaacaggaggatttccagggctgcatcatggagccctggaaatcatctgcgatccccgggcactagagggtaattaacctctagtgccccagggatcgcacactcttctcaatgaatgcagccacagctgcaatcattgaaaagatgcccagcacaggagaacctcctgacattgtaatattagtatctcttacaaatggttacaaatctgtaacaaatgtatcatttgtaagagatactaatattacaatgtgaggaggttctcctgtgctgggcatcttttcaatgattgcagctgtggctgcattcattaagaagagtgtgcgatcccggggcactagagttaattaacctctagtgccccggggatcgcaaacaggaggattcccagggctgaatgcagctctgggaatcctcctgttttaatttcctcttccgatggtttcgcgaaatcggttcgccaaaatttcgcggaaccattggaagttcgaggaaatttttacTCATCCCTAATGACATATACCTAAATACCTagatattatgtaaaatatacctaaatgcctataaataatttaacatttgcctaaatacctagatataatacattatataccCAAAtgcctatatataatataacatttgcctaaatacctagatatattaaaatgtatacctaaatatctaaaaaaactgACACCACCTCTGGGAGAGAATAACATCCTTGAACAATGATGTGTGGGTTGCATTCAACTTTACTGGGTCAGTCCAAACAAGTGTGATCATCTACTTATACAATATATCATAATGTGGCTGATGAATATAGCATTTAGTTGTGAACACCTCTCTGGGTTAATAAGTCCAGGTCTTTCCAgtaaaaggagggggggggggcagatttcAAAATAACGCCTTTTATTTTGAAATGGTACATCCAACAAGCTCAGATATCGTAATGTGATGGCAAGAACCATTTTTGGCTGTTTATATTCCAATAAAGCAATGGTAATAAATACCTGTTGTAAATTTTGCATCCATTATCTTTTCATCATAGAGAAAAACATAGATACAAATTCTCAATTGCATGAAAATGGTGCAACCATCCTATCTGCTGTTTCTGATCGCCTTGGGCTTTTCagtaaaaacaactttttctGGTAAGTTGTCACTGTAATATTTGCCTTTGTGTAATCTTTAATTtacaaatctacattttaaaatgtgaagaaaatCTTTTCGGAGATCTCTGGGTGAGCTGATGAGATGATAGTAGGTATGTCTCATCGGAAACTTTGATTCCTAATGCAAATGCTCAATGTTTAATAtcattggttcttttttttttcaagcaaagttTATTTCTGTGTCCTGTAACTTTTTCTGCAAGAGGTTTTCTCAGCAGTCTTATGGAACTAAAAAACAACTCAACTATGGTAGATGAGTCGAGGAGGAGGTTCTTGTCTGGGGATCAACCCAGGGTGACAGAAAAAAACTGAGACAaagtccctgatttattaaagctctccaaggctggagaggatacactttcatcagtgaagctgggtgattgcgcaaacctgaaatggatctggtccagaaatgaatacatttgctaacaaatagctaatgacttttagaaaatccattccagattagctggatcaaccagctttactgatgaaagtgtatcctctccagccttgaagagcttaatGAATCAGGCCTACAGAAACCAATGCAATCACCAAATCTAAATGATGGGGTTAGTCTCAGCAACAGATAATTAAAATACTGGATCATAAATAAACAATCGCAATTCTGAAGTAATACAATTACTCATGGCCCTATACAAGCCCTGTAATCCCTTTTCCAGCTAAGGGTggggtagatgatgccaaataccctccaAATTGGACATCATAAATTTCATTCTTTGACCTTTGAATGTTAGACTGTAGGCAGAAGAATGATAATGAGCCCACATTCATATAATTGATGCTGGATCTACATAAACGTGCAATGGGGGATGAAAAGTTgcctttaaaattacaattttttttcatctttctgaaATCTGACAATGCACATTCCTCTTCTTGTTTGTATTGGCATGTCTTATCTTGCATGCTcgtacattttatttgtgtcatgttttcatttttttttaggaaaggagAACACGGCTGCAGAAAACTTTTCCTGTGTGGTGTACAATGTCTCTATTGTAAACTGTTCATGGACTCCTGGTAGAGAAGCTCCAAAAGACACTCAATATTCCTTGGTCTTCAGGCAGAAAGACTTGTAAGTGTGATTTTGGAAAACTGCATTCTAGAATCATCACCACCCTGATATGAGGGGTTTCTATTGTCCCTTCAATAAGCCCCTGGGTCAGCACACCTGTTGTGTCCATGATATGGGGCTTCCAATGCCATTTTGATTAATTCCCAGGTCTGCTCTTCTGCTGTATCCATTATATGGGGCCGCCATTGCCCTTGTGATGAGTTCCCAGGTTTGCACCCATGTTGTGTCCATTATATGGGCCTCCCATGCTTCATGTAAATGATTTCCTAGGTCTGTAAACTTGATGTTTCCATTATATGAGGTTAATATTACCCTTATGAtgagttcctaggtctgcacATTTGTTGTGTCCATTATTTGGGGCTCCCATTGCATCTGTGATGAGTTTCCAGGACTGCACACTTGTTGTGTCCATCATTTTGGGCTCCCATTGACCTTGTGATGAGTTCCCAGATCTACACATCCATTGTGTTCATTACAAGGGGCTACCATTTTTGTATGCTAACTTCCCAGGTCTGATCATATATTGTGTCCATAATATGGGGCTCCCATCACCCCCGAAATGAAAACCTGTGGTGCTCATTTTATGGGGCTCCTATCACCTTTGCGGTGAGTTCCCAGTTttgcacacctgttgtgcccatttaATGGGGCTCCTGTCAACATTGTGATGAGtttccaggtctgcacacctgctgtgcccattttaagGAGTATATTGCAAAAGCTGGTTTACCTGtgtaaacagaatatatattccTATCCATCTATTCATAGCCCTCTTTTACTGCAGCACAGCCGATTGGCTTTGTTGCATTTAGCCATTTTGAATTTGGGAAAAAACAATTTCCTACCACAGCACCTAATGCCTCGAGCTTCCGGGCCCTTGGCCACTCCCTACTCACACCCTCTAGCTCTCCTTTATTCTTCAGTGTCCAATTTCTTTCTGTGCTGGCCCAGTTTGTCTGCTTTTCCCTCCCCCTCCCTACCTATCCTTTTGAGTAGTTGCCTGGGGAGAATCAATTAGGAATAATATAGAGTGTTACAAAGACTACTGGGGTATCTGACATCACATTCTAGCTCTAGAGCATTTAGCTATTTGTGACTCCCAAGTCAGTTACCACTgccaccaatgattttttgggctatctgttagggtgccattcttcttactgaccagcaatgtgggagacattcttcccactgaccactacacaaatatactgtgagatgtatatatagtaattatagcaggggttccttgaagacctgaaagttatttccatgtaaaaaaaaaagttaagaaacactgtcctagatgGTTTGGAGACAGGTCTCTTTTAAACTTCTaataacatgtttttcttttagcctCCAGGAAACTCAAGTTAATATACCATGTGAAAACGAAAGGATGGATTCTCATGGCAGACAAATTGGCTGTGTCAGCTATTCTCCAAACATAGATTTTGGCAAGTCCATGAACATACTTTTGGAGGGAAAAAGTAATGTAACTTCAATCGGATTTTATGAAAACATTCTGAAGCTGATTAATTAtggtaaattgtgtttttttttctttttataaatcacTAAGGATTAAGATCATTGAAGATAATTAAAAAGAGATAGACAAATGCTTAATTCTTCAATAGATGTAAGATGTTACTTACCTCTCTGTTGGCCCATTTCTCCTCTGTACACTGGTTTTTAACTCTGACCCCTGAGGTCACAGATGTTTCCTGTAACGGGTTGGGTCAGAGTAAAGGGGTTGCAGACCTTGGAATTTAACGCAAGGGTGATAGTAGAAAGCggaactaattattattatacacagtatttacatagcgccatcatattacgcagcacggtacaaagtccatagtcgtgtcactaactgtccctcaaaaggagctcacaatctaatgtccctaccatagttttatgtcattaaagtagtctaaggtcaattttttttagggggaagccaattaacctcactgcatgtttttgggatgtgggaggaaaccggagtacccagaggaaacccacgcagacatgggggaACCTGCAAATTCCACGCACATAGTGTCCTgcgctgagattcgaacctgggacctagcactgcaaaggccggagtgctaacccctgagccaccgtgctgcccattatgTGTTGGTACATGGGCCAGAGTTTCTACCAACAGGAACAAGAGGGAGACAAGCATTGGCAGCAAACACTAAACAGCCACATACCCTGGGATGCGTTAAGCATCTATATTGCTACGTACATTcagaacacagcaaacaaaaatgaattgtGCAAACAACACTAAAACATACAATGGCAATAAGCTATAAAGGACTACATAAAATATAAGGAGAAGGAACAGGGCTACATCAGGATTTTAAAGAGGAAGTGACCAAAGCACCAGCAATGATTTAGGACCATGGATACAGATCCAATGTTAAGGTAAAGAGAGGCTTGTGAACCAGAATATACAGGCCTGCTATTAAAAAGGCAAAGGTGTTACCTTACCAGTAGGTGAACCAAAAACTTCTAGAAGTGTCAAATTCTAAAAACCCAGACGGCATCTGGAGTCTTGAAATATAGGAGAGATAAAAACAGGGCATACCTACCACTACAGAACTTGAATTGGCTAAATCCACTGAAATCCCCACCTTCTAAGATCAAAGGAAAATGATCCTGTTCCCAATAAGCCAAAGGAGATGTATAAGTGGGCAACACACCATAGAGACAAGTCTGGGGTTTCAGAGAAGGCGTACTTATGGTTGTGTAGTTTGCCGAAGGTAAGAAGAAGGCCTGAAGGCTTCAACAGCACCAAGAATAACTGTTTTCCTCCTAGGTCTTGTCTTTCTTCGAGGAAGGGGTGGGGATAACGTCGAATTATATCCCTAAACAGGGGCCACTACTGCAGCAGTATGTAGcccactggaggaacccttgacTGAGAATGGCTAGCTTAGGTGCAGGGATTAGATAACATGTTGAAGAGATGGACTTTTTTTGTAGAGTAGTCTGGGGTCCAGACCTTGGATAAgtaatatttacacacacatggggcctgatttatcaaagcaatTCTTGAGGACTatgacccatgatagtctatcttctccagtgctgGTAAGCTTTGATAAACCAAACTCATGTTGTATTTTGCGTAAATCAGTAACAACCCTTTTTTGTTTCCAGTTATTTTAGACCCTCCAAGAAACATAACTCTGAATTATACTTCAAACAAACTTGTAATTACCTGGGAGAGGCCAAAAACACACAACGATTGTAAGGACAAGTGCTTTGAATACAGCATTAATAAATATGGGGTAATGTTATCTACTCTTACTCTTATCCATAATAACCTTTCTAAAAACCTGGTCTAGGCCTAAATGCTTAGACCAAATTTGCAGCAGTAATATGCATCTGGTAACAAGACGATTGATTGACAATTGATGAAAATTTTATTGGAATTGAATGTGACAATTACAATATTGGAAGTCTGTACCCCACCACCCTTAAACCTAGAGGAGACCGGCATTGGCAGCATACACTGAAGAGCCACACAATCTGGGACGCCTTAAGCATGTTTATTGTAATGTACATTAAGAACACAATAAACAAAAGTGAATAGTGCAAACAACACTAAACATGACAATAAGCTATATAGGATtatataaaatagacaaaaatataaGGATAAGGAGCAGGGCTAGGAC is a genomic window containing:
- the LOC140321642 gene encoding granulocyte-macrophage colony-stimulating factor receptor subunit alpha-like isoform X1, with protein sequence MKMVQPSYLLFLIALGFSVKTTFSGKENTAAENFSCVVYNVSIVNCSWTPGREAPKDTQYSLVFRQKDFLQETQVNIPCENERMDSHGRQIGCVSYSPNIDFGKSMNILLEGKSNVTSIGFYENILKLINYVILDPPRNITLNYTSNKLVITWERPKTHNDCKDKCFEYSINKYGEITDVIRGNSYETQNLILDQKITVSMRARYREHYLDRDRKPEWSRWSEPFTFGKYICITL
- the LOC140321642 gene encoding granulocyte-macrophage colony-stimulating factor receptor subunit alpha-like isoform X2, with protein sequence MIFGAKKFQDSGKENTAAENFSCVVYNVSIVNCSWTPGREAPKDTQYSLVFRQKDFLQETQVNIPCENERMDSHGRQIGCVSYSPNIDFGKSMNILLEGKSNVTSIGFYENILKLINYVILDPPRNITLNYTSNKLVITWERPKTHNDCKDKCFEYSINKYGEITDVIRGNSYETQNLILDQKITVSMRARYREHYLDRDRKPEWSRWSEPFTFGKYICITL